A single Lactuca sativa cultivar Salinas chromosome 8, Lsat_Salinas_v11, whole genome shotgun sequence DNA region contains:
- the LOC111903408 gene encoding uncharacterized protein LOC111903408: MDGLQEKDKLFYFMDGLQSWAYNELKRRNVKDIDEAIAVAEDLMEFRKESTVKKNSGGEQTMTEPEPKQSTPHPLNTKGKEIEGRNRREERKEIKCYLCDGPHLIRDCPKKKIFYAMVLQEEEDEAQISSMHFLNSISKDEIKSSKKEENKGGSLMFVEVKVNARNTKALVDSGATHSFIAEEEARKLGIHYTKELDQLKVVNSPSNPILGVSRGIPMKIAEWEGTIDFIVVPMDDYRMVLGMDFLDMVCPWSFERDNTLRITKGSTIHIIPLERRKTKA, encoded by the coding sequence ATGGATGGACTACAGGAGAAGGACAAACTTTTCTATTTCATGGATGGACTACAATCTTGGGCCTACAACGAGCTCAAGAGGAGAAATGTCAAAGACATTGATGAAGCTATTGCCGTGGCAGAAGATCTAATGGAATTTCGAAAAGAAAGCACAGTTAAGAAGAATAGTGGGGGAGAACAAACTATGACGGAACCGGAACCAAAACAAAGCACACCCCACCCTTTAAATACGAAAGGAAAGGAAATCGAAGGAAGAAACCGAAGAGAAGAGCGAAAGGAGATCAAGTGCTACTTGTGTGATGGTCCTCACTTGATCCGAGACTGTCCGAAGAAAAAGATTTTCTATGCGatggttttgcaagaagaagaagacgaagcACAAATAAGCTCAATGCATTTTCTGAACTCAATATCGAAAGATGAGATAAAATCTTCTAAGAAGGAAGAAAATAAAGGAGGGAGTCTCATGTTCGTCGAAGTTAAAGTGAATGCAAGGAACACTAAGGCACTAGTAGATTCTGGAGCAACACATAGTTTCATCGCAGAGGAAGAAGCAAGGAAGTTGGGTATTCATTATACAAAGGAGTTAGATCAATTGAAGGTTGTCAACTCTCCATCTAACCCGATCCTCGGAGTTTCTCGTGGAATACCCATGAAGATTGCAGAATGGGAAGGGACGATCGACTTTATAGTGGTTCCGATGGACGACTATCGCATGGTACTAGGGATGGATTTCCTGGATATGGTATGTCCTTGGTCGTTCGAAAGAGACAATACCCTGCGTATAACCAAGGGATCAACTATCCATATAATTCCCTtggaaagaagaaagacaaaAGCTTGA